The genome window AAAATTGTACATATTGATACGGCTGCTGCCAAAGAAATGCCTGGCGTGATAGCCATTTTCACTGGCGCTGACGTGGCTGATATAAATGGGGTTCCCTGCGGCTGGCAGGTGAATTTCAAAAACGGCAACGCGATGAAAGAGCCTAAACATCCGCTGCTGGTAGCTGATAAAGCGAAACATGCAGGAGATGCAGTTGCTATAGTGATCGCTGAAAGCCAGGAAGAAGCCACTGATGCTGCTGAAGCAGTGAATGTGGAATATGAAGAACTTCCCTGCGTAGTGGATGCTGCCAAAGCCGTACAACCAGATGCGCCGCTGGTGCATGATGAAGCGCCCAATAATGTTTGTTACGATTGGACGCTTGGTAACCCCATCGAAGAGGTGAATGATGCGATGAGCAAAGCTACACACATTACCAGTTTGGAATTTGTAAACCAGCGCCTCGTACCAAACGCCATTGAGCCACGCTGCTACAACAGTTCGTATGATCCCGCCACTGAAAAATATACTTTGTACACCAGCTCTCAAAACCCACATCTCATTCGCTTATTGATGTGCGCATTTGTACTGGGGATCCCGGAACATAAGGTCCGGGTGGTAAGCCCTGATGTAGGCGGTGGTTTTGGAAGTAAGATATTTCATTATACCGAGGAAGCACTGCTTACCTGGTGTACCAAAAAAATCGGGCGTCCTGTTAAATGGACTGCTGAACGAAGTGAAAGCTTTATGCTGGATGCACATGGCCGTGATCATATCACCAAAGCAGAGATGGGTTTCGATAAAGAAGGGAAGATTGTCGCCCTGCGCGTAAAAACCTTTGCCAATATCGGCGCTTATCTTTCCACTTTTGGCAGTTGTGTTCCCACTTATTTGCACGGCACCCTGCTGCAGGGTTTATACACAACACCAAAAATAAATGTAGATGTTACTGCCGTATTCACCAATACAACCCCGGTTGATGCTTATCGCGGCGCCGGACGCCCCGAAGCCACTTATTTGCTCGAAAGATTGATCGATCTGGCAGCATTGGAAATGAATACTGATCCCGCTGAGTTGCGGTTTAAAAATTTCATTCCACCTTTTGACGGCGTGAATCAGCCGGGTTATCAAACCCAGGTGGCATTGCAATATGATAGCGGGAATTATGAAGGCGTATTAAAGAAAGGCCTGGAGATGCTTGGCTACGCGGATGTACGCAAAGCACAGAAAGAAGCTGCTACCAATGGTAAATTGTTGGGCGTAGGTTTTTCAACTTATATTGAAGCATGTGGCATTGCGCCGTCTGCAGTAGTGGGTTCGTTAGGTGCAAGAGCCGGCTTATTCGAAGTTGGCCAGGTCCGGGTACAACCAACGGGGAAAGTAAGTGTTTACACGGGTGCCCATTCTCATGGACAAGGACATGAAACCACTTTTGCGCAGGTCGTCGCCGACAAGTTTGGTATTAGTATGGATGATGTGGAAATTATCCATGGCGATAGCGAAAGTGTTGCATTTGGCATGGGCACCTATGGTTCACGCAGTCTTGCCGTAGGTGGCAGCGCCATTGTAAAAAGCATTGAAAAAATTATAGAAAAAGGGAAAAAGATCGCCGCACACAAGCTGGAAGCCAGTGCGGATGACATAGATTTTGCAGGAGGAAAGTTTACAGTAAAAGGGACTGATAAGTCGGTTGGATTTGGTGAGATCGCGCTCACGGCTTATGTACCGCATATTTATCCCAAAGACCTGGAACCGGGCCTCGACTTCAGCAGCTTTTATGACCCGGCCAATTTCACGTATCCATTCGGTTGTCATATTGCTGTAGTAGAAGTTGACAAAGAAACCGGAAAGGTTGTATTGAAACGTTTTATTGCTGTGGATGATGTCGGTAATGTGATCAACCCAATGATTGTGGAAGGGCAAATACATGGCGGTCTGGCTCAGGGCATCGGGCAGGCGTTGTTTGAAGGCGCCGAGTATGATGACAACGGGCAGCTCACCAACGCCTCCTATATGGATTATTGCATGCCCCGTGCGGATGATTTCCCGATGTTTGAAACGGGCAGCCAGGTCACCCCTTGCCCGCACAACCCGCTTGGCGTTAAAGGCGCCGGCGAAGCGGGTACCATAGGCTCCACGCCGGCGGTAGTGAATGCGGTGATAGATGCGCTCTGGAGCGGTGGACACAAGGTGAAAGATATCCGCATGCCGTTAACACCGGAAAAAGTATGGAGAGCCATGCAGCACTAATTTTATCATCAAAAATCTTACATTATTATGATACCCGCCGCATTCGATTATCAAAAAGTAAGGACCGTTGAGGAGGCCATTGCTGCTTTGGCAGGTGGTGGAAAAATATTAGCCGGTGGCCATAGTTTGATCCCCGCCATGAAGCTTCGGCTGAACCGCCCCCCAAAACTGGTGGACATTGCAGGCATTTCCGATCTTAAAGGTATTAAAGAAGAAGATAGGGAAATCGTCATAGGCGCAACAGCAACGCATGCAGAGATTGCCAATGATAAGCACATTAAAGACAACTTTCCCTTTTTTGCAGAAGGCACTGCTTTAATTGGCGATATGCAGGTCCGCAATCACGGCACTATCGGTGGCAGTATCGCTCATGCCGATCCGGCAGCAGACTGGCCCGCCCTGGTATTGGCAGCCGATGCTGTTATTGAAGTACAGGGCAGCAAAGGCAAAAGGAGAATAAAATCAACGGACTTTTTTACCGGCCTTTTCTCAACGGCATTAGAGGATGACGAAATTATCACCGCTATTCGTATTCCGGTTCCTTCCAATGGGGCTAAGACAACTTATCAAAAGTTCGCGCAGCCTGCTTCAAGGTTTGCCATTGTAGGTTGTGCGGTAATGCGTTTTGCGGATGGCAAAACAAATATTGCATTCACCGGGGTATCGGAAAATGTATTTCGTGCAGGCCGGGCAGAGAAAGTTGTTTCCGGAAACCCATTAAATGATGCTTCCATTGCTGCAGCGGTTGGTGCCGCTCTCCAGGGTGTATCCATTTTGAGCGATCATTATGCATCGGAAGAATACCGCAGCCATCTCGCAAAAGTGTATTTGAAAAAAGCGTTGCTGGCTGTTGGATAAAACCAGGAAGATTGTCAGATGTCAAATCTCAGGACTACCCAATTACAGGATATCCAAAACATGTTGGAGCAGCAGGGATACATAACAGACAAGTCTGTTGCGATGTCTGTTTTTCTCTCCCTGCAATTGAATAAGCCTTTACTGGTAGAAGGACCGGCCGGGGTGGGCAAAACTGAAATTGCCAAAGTGATGGCCAACGCACTGAAGACTGATCTGATCCGGCTGCAATGCTATGAAGGTCTGGATGCAACGCATGCTTTATACGAATGGAATTATCAGCGGCAATTGCTGCACCTCAAGATGACGGAGCATGACTCCCATTCGGTCGATGAAAAGGAAAAAACGATATTCAGCGATGCCTTTTTGATG of Paraflavitalea devenefica contains these proteins:
- a CDS encoding xanthine dehydrogenase family protein molybdopterin-binding subunit, with protein sequence MSATNGLIGKSVKRVEDKRFTTGRGNYTDDIILPHQTYASFVRSPYAHAKIVHIDTAAAKEMPGVIAIFTGADVADINGVPCGWQVNFKNGNAMKEPKHPLLVADKAKHAGDAVAIVIAESQEEATDAAEAVNVEYEELPCVVDAAKAVQPDAPLVHDEAPNNVCYDWTLGNPIEEVNDAMSKATHITSLEFVNQRLVPNAIEPRCYNSSYDPATEKYTLYTSSQNPHLIRLLMCAFVLGIPEHKVRVVSPDVGGGFGSKIFHYTEEALLTWCTKKIGRPVKWTAERSESFMLDAHGRDHITKAEMGFDKEGKIVALRVKTFANIGAYLSTFGSCVPTYLHGTLLQGLYTTPKINVDVTAVFTNTTPVDAYRGAGRPEATYLLERLIDLAALEMNTDPAELRFKNFIPPFDGVNQPGYQTQVALQYDSGNYEGVLKKGLEMLGYADVRKAQKEAATNGKLLGVGFSTYIEACGIAPSAVVGSLGARAGLFEVGQVRVQPTGKVSVYTGAHSHGQGHETTFAQVVADKFGISMDDVEIIHGDSESVAFGMGTYGSRSLAVGGSAIVKSIEKIIEKGKKIAAHKLEASADDIDFAGGKFTVKGTDKSVGFGEIALTAYVPHIYPKDLEPGLDFSSFYDPANFTYPFGCHIAVVEVDKETGKVVLKRFIAVDDVGNVINPMIVEGQIHGGLAQGIGQALFEGAEYDDNGQLTNASYMDYCMPRADDFPMFETGSQVTPCPHNPLGVKGAGEAGTIGSTPAVVNAVIDALWSGGHKVKDIRMPLTPEKVWRAMQH
- a CDS encoding FAD binding domain-containing protein, giving the protein MIPAAFDYQKVRTVEEAIAALAGGGKILAGGHSLIPAMKLRLNRPPKLVDIAGISDLKGIKEEDREIVIGATATHAEIANDKHIKDNFPFFAEGTALIGDMQVRNHGTIGGSIAHADPAADWPALVLAADAVIEVQGSKGKRRIKSTDFFTGLFSTALEDDEIITAIRIPVPSNGAKTTYQKFAQPASRFAIVGCAVMRFADGKTNIAFTGVSENVFRAGRAEKVVSGNPLNDASIAAAVGAALQGVSILSDHYASEEYRSHLAKVYLKKALLAVG